Proteins encoded within one genomic window of Legionella sp. PC997:
- a CDS encoding VOC family protein, producing the protein MMNTLFHLAFPVHDLNLAKQFYHHQLGFSLGRESEHALIFEFGNHQIVAHKIDTILPPQDSIYPRHFGLIFLERYEFDDFVEHLKKKQISFEIPLKTRFKGTRIEHQSFFLKDPSNNLLEFKYYQFGSAIFGEKDFTRIGESSLRK; encoded by the coding sequence ATGATGAACACTTTATTTCATCTTGCGTTTCCAGTGCATGACCTCAACTTGGCGAAACAGTTTTATCATCACCAATTAGGGTTTTCATTAGGGCGTGAATCCGAGCATGCATTGATTTTTGAGTTTGGCAACCACCAAATTGTAGCCCATAAAATTGACACTATTCTTCCTCCACAAGATAGCATCTATCCAAGACATTTTGGTTTAATTTTTCTGGAGCGATATGAATTTGATGACTTTGTGGAACACCTTAAAAAAAAGCAGATTTCTTTTGAGATTCCATTGAAAACACGTTTTAAAGGTACACGAATTGAACATCAATCTTTTTTCTTGAAAGATCCCAGCAATAATTTGCTGGAATTTAAATATTATCAATTTGGATCAGCAATTTTTGGTGAAAAGGATTTTACACGTATTGGCGAATCATCTCTCAGGAAATGA
- a CDS encoding DedA family protein has translation MHLNSIFDYIIHVDVYLNTIVSTYGFWTYLLLFAVIFCETGLIVTPFLPGDSLLFAAGSIAAQAGNPLNIAILFFLLFLASVLGNQLNFMIGRLLGPRIFAADKSWLLNKKHLQETHEFYEKHGGKTIIFARFLPIIRTFAPFVAGIGSMRVLHFTLYNLVSGFTWILSLLSLGYFLGSIPIIKENFSIVIYSIIFISLLPPILTLLNRKRALGK, from the coding sequence ATGCATTTGAACTCTATTTTTGATTACATAATTCACGTTGATGTATATTTAAATACCATAGTATCAACTTATGGATTTTGGACCTATTTGCTTTTATTTGCGGTGATTTTCTGTGAGACTGGACTTATAGTAACACCTTTTCTACCTGGAGATTCCTTGCTTTTTGCGGCGGGAAGTATTGCAGCCCAAGCCGGAAATCCATTGAATATAGCGATATTATTTTTCCTACTTTTCCTTGCTTCGGTTTTAGGAAACCAACTCAATTTTATGATTGGACGTTTACTAGGACCACGAATTTTTGCTGCGGATAAATCCTGGTTACTTAATAAAAAACACTTACAAGAAACTCATGAGTTTTATGAAAAACATGGAGGTAAAACTATCATTTTTGCCCGTTTCCTCCCCATCATACGTACTTTTGCACCTTTTGTAGCGGGCATAGGTTCGATGAGAGTTCTTCATTTCACCCTTTACAATTTAGTGAGTGGTTTTACATGGATCCTGAGCCTATTAAGCTTAGGTTATTTCCTAGGATCAATTCCCATCATAAAAGAAAATTTCTCGATAGTAATTTACAGTATTATTTTTATTTCTTTATTACCACCTATTCTCACTTTATTGAATCGAAAGCGAGCTTTGGGCAAATAA